The following are encoded together in the Corynebacterium jeikeium genome:
- a CDS encoding histidine phosphatase family protein — protein MGILYLVRHGQANSGGLHTSDVADGAMEETYDRLTPLGHEQAVATGRSLAVRIGGAGESAARPVVLSGPLGRQLSTAEGVHAELKAAGLEPQGIRTVEQWREFSSDDVLAPYFRAHPDKLAEIRRAYEAARDTPGGMKEHNRLLGRAIDTALREWRFTPAFDSFAAQVEHGFSDAMSLAMGDQPVVVVTSGGPISICAAELIGADWTRLINNIFTASVSVFSVRSVGKAQLLSFNEHAHLDIPDASGSRPLRRYR, from the coding sequence ATGGGGATTTTGTACCTGGTTCGCCATGGGCAGGCGAACTCTGGCGGCTTGCACACCAGCGATGTCGCAGACGGCGCGATGGAGGAAACCTACGACCGCCTGACACCCCTCGGGCACGAGCAGGCTGTAGCGACCGGACGCAGCTTGGCTGTGCGCATTGGTGGGGCGGGGGAGAGTGCGGCGCGACCGGTGGTGTTGTCTGGTCCGCTGGGGAGGCAGCTCAGCACTGCCGAAGGCGTTCACGCGGAACTGAAGGCCGCTGGCCTGGAGCCGCAGGGTATCCGCACTGTGGAGCAGTGGCGCGAGTTTAGTTCCGACGACGTGCTGGCCCCGTATTTTCGCGCCCACCCCGACAAGCTCGCGGAGATCCGCCGGGCCTACGAAGCTGCGCGCGACACCCCTGGGGGAATGAAGGAGCACAACCGCCTGCTCGGCCGTGCTATTGACACCGCCTTACGAGAGTGGCGCTTTACCCCGGCATTCGACTCCTTCGCCGCGCAGGTAGAGCACGGTTTTTCGGACGCCATGTCCCTTGCCATGGGCGATCAACCAGTTGTGGTAGTTACTTCCGGCGGGCCGATCTCCATATGCGCGGCGGAGCTCATCGGTGCCGATTGGACGCGGCTGATTAACAACATCTTCACCGCCTCGGTGAGTGTGTTTAGCGTCCGGAGTGTGGGCAAAGCCCAGCTTCTGA